A portion of the Parasedimentitalea marina genome contains these proteins:
- a CDS encoding ABC transporter substrate-binding protein has product MQRRTLMKVALTAVTLTTFQATVAFAENPVLKIGFVGVTSGPAAAWGISNQRSMETRAAWINETGGYTIDGTAYDIEIVSFDDQKDPKRAIAGMEKMAQEGIHYVVGPNVDDGAAAVRPVAETNGIMYFPYAFPKELYQAPASNAVLGMVANYQSGPAIYNYLMAEKGVKTVAFIAANESDPLTQRDGGIAAAEALGLEVVSSNVTYQVDTTDFTPVLTPVMRTRPDLLVLSGVSPANAPQLIRSARELGFQGVISTETAQDAGVLAEGAGNLANGFISVGGASTPELASPMMTEFVQRYTDMFGEYNDESNTKVYALEYILETLKADPSAIDDVAAFQTTMDTFEAPNPYMNGDAKLRYVGMASFGQRRQVAVPLVVNVYQDGAFQTLFVAEVD; this is encoded by the coding sequence GTGTGACCAGTGGTCCCGCAGCGGCTTGGGGTATCTCAAATCAACGCTCTATGGAAACACGGGCTGCTTGGATTAACGAAACCGGCGGTTACACGATTGACGGCACGGCATATGACATCGAAATTGTGTCTTTCGACGATCAGAAAGACCCCAAGCGTGCGATTGCAGGCATGGAGAAGATGGCTCAGGAGGGTATCCACTATGTTGTGGGTCCGAACGTCGATGACGGCGCTGCTGCCGTGCGGCCCGTGGCAGAGACCAACGGGATCATGTATTTTCCTTACGCTTTCCCTAAAGAGTTGTATCAGGCGCCTGCTTCTAACGCAGTTCTTGGCATGGTCGCGAATTACCAGTCCGGTCCTGCGATCTACAATTACTTGATGGCTGAAAAGGGTGTAAAAACCGTAGCCTTCATTGCCGCCAATGAATCCGATCCGCTCACCCAACGAGATGGCGGGATAGCGGCAGCAGAAGCTCTGGGTTTGGAAGTTGTTTCTTCCAATGTGACTTATCAAGTCGACACCACAGACTTTACGCCTGTTTTGACGCCAGTCATGCGAACGCGACCAGACCTTCTTGTGTTGTCTGGTGTTTCGCCTGCTAACGCGCCGCAACTTATCCGCTCCGCTCGGGAATTGGGCTTTCAAGGTGTAATTTCGACAGAAACAGCACAGGATGCTGGTGTTCTGGCCGAAGGCGCTGGTAATCTGGCAAATGGGTTCATTTCTGTGGGTGGCGCATCCACCCCAGAGCTCGCTTCGCCAATGATGACCGAATTCGTCCAGCGCTACACAGACATGTTTGGCGAGTATAACGACGAGTCCAACACCAAAGTCTATGCCCTGGAATACATTCTTGAGACGCTTAAGGCTGATCCTTCGGCAATAGATGACGTGGCGGCGTTCCAAACGACGATGGACACGTTTGAAGCGCCAAATCCTTATATGAACGGCGATGCAAAGCTGCGTTATGTAGGTATGGCCTCGTTCGGGCAGCGTCGCCAAGTTGCTGTACCACTTGTGGTAAATGTCTATCAGGACGGAGCCTTCCAGACGCTGTTCGTAGCTGAGGTCGACTGA